The following are encoded together in the Desulfococcus multivorans genome:
- a CDS encoding electron transfer flavoprotein subunit alpha/FixB family protein has translation MKTLLVGEYRDGKIPASTYELAAFAQKIGAEAAMILVGDTGVVPKFDGRLLLADAAKYGEYNPDVHKKLVKAAVTRENPDVVVLAHSSYGWDLAPRIANLLGAAQVSEVVDYADGAFVVPVCNAKMRRSLKARTAVTVVTLQAGAFSPAGEPEGTPDIEPLDIPDTASPVEFVGYEAAQKAAVDLSRADVIVSAGRGIGKKENVAMIAALAEAVGGQLAASRPVVDADWVEHSRQVGTTGQTVSPKLYIACGISGAIQHLAGMKKSEFIIAVNTDRDAPIGEVADVMVLADLKEFIPALTEKLKAH, from the coding sequence ATGAAAACCCTTCTGGTCGGAGAATACAGAGATGGAAAGATACCGGCATCCACCTATGAACTGGCGGCCTTTGCCCAAAAGATCGGGGCCGAGGCAGCCATGATCCTGGTGGGCGACACGGGGGTAGTGCCGAAGTTCGACGGCAGGCTCCTGCTGGCGGATGCCGCGAAATACGGAGAATACAACCCGGACGTCCACAAAAAACTGGTGAAGGCGGCCGTCACCCGGGAAAACCCGGATGTCGTGGTTCTGGCCCACTCTTCCTACGGCTGGGACCTGGCGCCGCGCATCGCCAATCTCCTGGGTGCGGCCCAGGTATCCGAGGTCGTGGACTATGCGGACGGCGCCTTTGTGGTCCCGGTCTGCAACGCCAAGATGCGCCGCAGCCTCAAGGCAAGGACCGCAGTGACGGTGGTCACGCTCCAGGCCGGCGCCTTCAGCCCGGCCGGGGAACCCGAAGGCACACCCGATATCGAGCCCCTCGACATTCCCGACACGGCCTCCCCCGTTGAATTTGTCGGCTATGAAGCGGCGCAGAAAGCGGCGGTGGATCTGAGCCGGGCCGATGTCATCGTCAGCGCCGGCCGGGGCATCGGCAAAAAGGAGAACGTGGCGATGATCGCGGCACTGGCCGAAGCCGTCGGCGGCCAGCTCGCCGCCAGCCGGCCGGTGGTGGATGCCGACTGGGTCGAGCATTCCCGTCAGGTGGGAACCACCGGCCAGACCGTCTCTCCTAAACTCTATATCGCATGCGGCATCTCCGGCGCCATACAGCACCTGGCCGGGATGAAAAAGTCCGAATTCATCATCGCCGTCAACACGGACCGGGATGCCCCCATCGGTGAGGTCGCGGATGTCATGGTGCTGGCGGATCTCAAGGAGTTCATCCCCGCCTTGACGGAAAAGCTGAAGGCGCACTGA
- a CDS encoding cytochrome c Hsc codes for MKHKNFKPFVGLILIAIFVIGVMGMADAEEPSKTSYLPVAVEEPFQKIFDRMKGAKADVMKRQMNLLDERYDLSDRPAEGVMMSGGKKAVQEGVRVQLSADMTWEKFAQMTPEEIKEKGLWPKGFYPLPHPNHVEGGMVFPQFHIDEINKQEGRDLTRFDLDFDLPDHFLPEFPPPIYLTTRPDLGDVSQGKVVTIMNYYELFNGILNPKQIEGLRLLVTPFPQQQFNQTEDRRSELPSRGVTCFDCHVNGHSNGATHLVGDIRPQEFRHRLDIPTLRGVNVQRLFGSQRALKTIEDFTEFEQRAAYFDGDPVIATKKGVNVLERGSQVHFMAEFQALLDFPPAPKLDLYGKLDPEKATESELRGQELFFDKAKCAVCHPAPYYTDNLMHNLKAERFFKPQMINGRMASADGPIKTFPLRGIKDSPPYLHDGRLLTLEDTVEFFNLIQGLGLTEQEKKDLTAFMRAL; via the coding sequence ATGAAACACAAAAACTTTAAGCCGTTCGTCGGCCTGATACTCATCGCGATTTTCGTGATCGGGGTAATGGGGATGGCGGATGCGGAGGAACCTTCAAAAACCAGTTATCTCCCCGTGGCCGTTGAAGAGCCCTTTCAGAAGATTTTCGATCGGATGAAAGGCGCGAAAGCGGATGTCATGAAACGACAGATGAATCTGCTCGACGAACGGTACGACCTGAGCGATCGTCCGGCGGAGGGCGTCATGATGTCGGGAGGGAAAAAGGCGGTTCAGGAGGGTGTCCGCGTCCAACTCTCCGCTGACATGACCTGGGAAAAGTTCGCCCAGATGACGCCTGAAGAAATCAAGGAAAAAGGCCTTTGGCCCAAAGGTTTTTACCCGTTGCCGCATCCCAATCATGTCGAGGGCGGCATGGTTTTTCCGCAGTTCCATATCGACGAGATCAACAAGCAGGAAGGTCGAGACCTGACCCGATTCGATCTGGATTTTGACCTGCCGGACCATTTCCTGCCCGAGTTTCCCCCGCCGATTTATCTGACCACAAGACCGGATCTCGGTGATGTATCCCAGGGAAAAGTCGTCACCATCATGAACTACTATGAGCTGTTCAACGGCATCCTGAACCCCAAGCAGATCGAAGGTCTGCGATTGCTGGTAACGCCTTTCCCCCAGCAGCAGTTCAATCAGACGGAAGACCGACGGTCGGAGCTTCCCAGCAGAGGCGTTACCTGTTTCGACTGCCACGTCAACGGGCATTCGAACGGGGCGACGCATCTCGTGGGCGACATCCGACCCCAGGAGTTCCGGCATCGTCTGGATATCCCAACGCTGCGCGGCGTGAATGTTCAGCGCCTGTTCGGCTCTCAACGCGCATTGAAAACCATCGAGGACTTCACCGAATTCGAGCAGAGAGCCGCCTATTTCGACGGAGACCCGGTCATCGCGACGAAGAAAGGGGTCAACGTTCTGGAGCGCGGAAGCCAGGTCCATTTCATGGCCGAATTTCAGGCCCTGCTGGATTTTCCGCCTGCCCCGAAACTGGACCTTTACGGCAAGCTGGACCCTGAAAAAGCGACGGAATCCGAGCTCAGAGGCCAGGAACTCTTCTTTGACAAGGCCAAATGCGCCGTATGTCACCCGGCACCGTATTACACCGACAACCTGATGCACAACCTGAAAGCCGAGCGTTTCTTCAAACCGCAGATGATCAACGGCCGCATGGCCTCCGCCGACGGACCGATCAAGACATTCCCGCTTCGCGGCATCAAGGACTCCCCGCCCTACCTCCATGACGGGCGACTGCTGACCCTGGAGGATACCGTGGAGTTCTTCAACCTGATTCAGGGCCTTGGCCTCACGGAACAGGAGAAGAAAGATCTGACCGCTTTCATGAGAGCGCTGTAA
- a CDS encoding peroxiredoxin-like family protein, whose translation MLKISGLTVLDLDGRKIQLTALFTERRVVLAFLRHFGUMFARQQVAALMKVKPVLDQLTIGLVAIGSGSPDSARRFVQEFQFDGDMVVDPTLEAYRAFKLKRGLLETLGPTALLKGLGAMKKGFRQGSTDGDLWQQGGLFVIGPGEEITFAHRDRFAGDHADLDQVIASLKS comes from the coding sequence ATGCTGAAAATCTCCGGTTTGACCGTCCTCGATCTCGACGGTCGCAAGATTCAACTCACCGCGCTGTTCACTGAACGACGCGTGGTGCTGGCCTTTCTGAGACATTTCGGCTGAATGTTCGCCCGGCAGCAGGTCGCTGCCCTGATGAAGGTCAAACCCGTTCTGGATCAGTTGACCATCGGCCTTGTGGCCATCGGCAGCGGATCCCCCGACAGCGCCCGGCGGTTCGTTCAGGAATTTCAATTTGACGGTGATATGGTTGTGGACCCGACGCTTGAAGCCTATCGTGCCTTCAAACTGAAACGGGGATTGCTCGAGACCCTGGGGCCGACCGCTCTCTTGAAGGGGCTTGGCGCCATGAAAAAAGGATTTCGCCAAGGCAGCACGGACGGTGATCTGTGGCAGCAGGGGGGGCTGTTTGTCATCGGGCCGGGGGAAGAGATCACGTTTGCTCATCGCGACCGGTTCGCCGGTGATCACGCCGATCTCGACCAAGTGATCGCATCCCTGAAATCCTGA